The segment TCTGGGTCAGGACAACGCACAATATTACTTTCAACGTTTTCCAGGGTAACAGTTGATGGATCGACCATTCCTTCTAAGTCTTTGATGCGTTTGACATAGCCAATAATTTCGACGTTTGCTACTTGTTTGAGGATTTTTTTTGCGATCGCACCTGCAGCTACCCGTCCGATGGTTTCCCTCGCAGACGACCGACCTCCCCCTTGCCAATTCCGAATCCCATATTTTGCCTCGTAGGTTGCATCCGCGTGGGAAGGCCGCAATTTAACGGACATTTCATCATAATCCTGCGATCGCTGGTCTTTATTGCGTACTAGGATGGCAATAGGAGTTCCGAGGGTTTTTCCTTCAAAGACCCCTGAAATAATCTCACAGGTATCGCTTTCGTGTCGTGGGGTGGTAATTTTGCTTTGTCCTGGCCGACGACGATCTAAGTCGTACTGAATATCGCTTTCGGAAATTTCTAAACGGGGAGGACACCCATCAATAACTACTCCTACCCCTCCCCCGTGGGACTCTCCAAAGGTGGTAATGCGAAATAAATGGCCGAAGGTATTACCCATAAATGTTGATCGCTACTGAGACTCTTTTTTAGTTTAGCGGTTAATTGTCCTTGAGAAAAGTCTGAGTCGATCAAGCCTATTGAGACTTAAACAAGGAAAAAAAGAGATTAAAAACTCGTTGAAAGGCAGCCAAAAAAGCAATTAATATGTTATTTTGTGTTGTTAATTGATAATTCTTGAATAGTTGATTTAGACGATCTTTATTAAAAAATCATAGCACCAACATGACTATCACCCTGCCCATAAAAAGCATATAAACCATCTTCTTTGTTAACTAATGCGGTTCTCCAGGACAAGAAGTTAAAGGAATTTGTTTAGTGCCAATTTCAGCAAAATCAAACGATAAATAGGGTTCTGTGGGGGCATCAAAATCCACATCCAAATAACCCACCCAGTAACCTGCTTGACCACTAACATCACCATCGGTAAACACTTGAGAGAAGTCCAAAGTTCCAAAGGCCGATTGCTTAAATTGACAAGGAACATCACTCTTGAGTGAGAGGATGAGCGATCGCTTTCCCTATAGTTTAGGAGAATTACTGGCTTGATTTTTCCCGTTTCTAAATAATATCTTTTCGTTTCTGGACAATAAAAGTTATTCCCCAAGAAATCAAACTTTGTAATAATAATATACCCCAGTTTAATGCTAAATTATTCCAGTTTGTTTGATACACCTCTAGGGGAATATCGACAGAAACGGGGTTTAAGGGAGAAACGGTCGGAACCATTTCTTCGATATTAACTAATGCTCCCAATGCACCAACAGACCAGCGACTGATCATGAGCCATGAGATAATTTTACCCATACCTTCCATCTTAAATAAAATACCAGAAAAGATAATTTGAGGTAAGAGTAATATGGGTAAAGAACTATTGGCTTGAGTTGTATTTTTGACGCAAGCAGAAGCCATTATCCCTAAACTTATTGTTGTAAATAGGGTTAAAAATATAGTTATTTCTAAGCCTAAAAACCAAGGTATCATTAAAGAATTAGGAGATTGAAATAACATCAAAATAGTCAAAGAAATGAGAAAGCTTTGAATGAAGGCTAGTCCCCCTAAAATAGCTAATTTAGAACCTAAATAAGCAACTAATCCTAAATTAACTAATCTTTCGCGTTGATAAATTTTGTCTTCTTTGATAATTTCTTGTAGGGAACTGGCTAACCCTACCCAAATGGCAGCACAGGTAAAAACAAAGAGAACTTTTAAGGCTAACGGTGCTGCACTGGGACTATTCTCTATCGGTTTAATTAAGGGGTTTTTATCCGCAATAGCTAAGTCAATTAAGATGATTCCTAAGGGTGCAGTTAATAACGATAAACTGAGATTAATGGGATCTCTGAGAATTAATTTAAAATACCGTTGACTAAGAATAGAAAACTGTCGCCAAAAGGAGCTCTTAATTTGTTGAGTAGAGGGTTTAAAAGTTGATAATTGATCCTGAAACACTTGATGATACAAACGATCATCAATATAGTGTTTTTTCTCTTGAGATTGTTCAAATTTTGCTCTAGCTTGTTCGACAGATTCTAGGGTTTCAAGTTGAAGATAAATATCAGCAAAATCATTATTAACTAAGTTAAAAAATTGACTCACTTGTTGGGGAGTTCCAAAGTAACAAAGATTTCCTCCCTTCCCTAGAAAAATCACGCGATCGCAGAGATTAATATTGAGAGTGGCATGGGTAACTAAAATAATAGTTCTTCCTTGATTGGCTAAATTTCGTAGCAATTGCATCATCTTTTTATCTAACCCTGGATCAAGTCCAGAAGTGGGTTCATCTAATAAAAAGAGTTTAGGATCGGCTAATAATTCTACCCCAATACTGACCCGTTTTTTCTGTCCTCCACTCAAATCTTTAACTAAAGTATCTAGACGATCTGATAATTCAACTTGTTTAACAGTTCTTTCGATTATTTCTTCGGTATTAATGTCTGATGAAAGAATCCTTTTTGCGGTATAATACAATACCTCTTTTACCGTTAAATTCTCATGAACAATATCATTTTGTGGAACATAACCAATGAGATTACGATAAATATTAAAATGATTTCTCAGATTTTCTCCATTTAATTCAACCGTTCCTTTTATCACAGGATTGATCCCTAATAATGTTCGTAATAACGTTGATTTTCCTGACCCGCTTCCTCCGACAATCGCCACAAATTGTCCAGGGTCAATGGGGAAAGAAATATTATTTAATAATCGAATAGGTTGCCCTTGTTTATCTTGAGCAATACACAGTAAATTTTTGGCATCAAGACGAATATTGTCTCCCCGATCTGCGAGAATTAATTCGTCCCCTCGCAGGACTAAAATATAGGAACCAATACGAATAATTGCTCCTGGCACAAGTAACGCACTACCAACAACTTTTTGTCCATTAACAAAAACCCCATTAGTGCTATAATCATAAATTAAATATTGTCCCTGATTATTGCGATCAATCACTGCATGACGACGGGAAACAATGGGAGAATCTAACTGTAAATTCGCCGTCGGATCTCGTCCAATCATCACCGATTGATTGAGCAAAGAAATGACACTTTTTTCAGGAGTTTTAGCAGCACCTAGTTGATTAGGATTAGAATAAGTAATAATAATCCAAGTCGCCGGATTTTGTCCGATTTTTATCTCCATTCCATCCTGTAATAAATACCCCTCTTTAGGGGATAACATTTTATGATTAATGAAAAGACGATTGGTACTGGGGTTAACTCCATCTCCATCGTAGATATAATAATCATTCCCTTGACGACAAAAATAGGCTTGAGTCCGACTAATAATTCCCCAACTTTCAGGCAGATTAAAATCTACTTTTGGTCCCCCGCGTCCTAAATAATGCTTCTCTTTAATTAACTCAAACTGAGGACTCATTATCCCTTGATTATTAAGGATAATAGAAGGAACCTGAGTTAAAACTGTACGAATGCCTGAAGATGGATTCATAAAAGTCATTTAAAGTCAATCTATAGAATAAGACTGTCACAATTTTTAAAGAATTAAAAATGCTTAATAACGCTAAGATAGTAAATAGCCCCAAAAATCTGACTTAGCGACAGAGCAACAAAAGCCAAATTAATTCCCTGTTTAATGTTATTGCAATGGTTCATACTCCAACGTCCCCTCCCCAGAAATTATCCAAGCTAGAAGGAATTAAAGAAAATAGTAACTTTTTAAGAGAACCTCTAGCCACTGAGATTTTAGAAGAGACAACCCATTTTACAGAAAATGCCGTTCAAATCCTCAAGTTTCATGGCTCCTATCAACAGGATAACCGAGATAATCGCGTCAAAGGCCAAGAAAAAGACTATCAAATGATGTTGCGGACAAGAAACCCAGGAGGGTTTATTCCACCGCAATTGTACCTTACCCTCGATCGCCTCAGCGATGAGTACGGCAACCAAACCCTGAGAGTGACCACCCGTCAGGGTTTTCAACTCCATGGTATCCTCAAGAAAAACCTAAAAAGCGCGATCGCAGCGATCGTCAACAGCATGGGCTCTACTCTAGGGGCCTGTGGGGATCTCAACCGCAACGTCATGGCTCCCCCCGCACCCTTCAAAAATCGCCCAGAATACCAATATGCTTGGAAATACGCCGATAATATCGCCGATTTACTGACCCCGCAAACCGAAGCTTACTACGAAATTTGGCTTGATGGGGAAAAATTCCTCAGCGCGGAAGAGTCCCCCGAAGTCGTGGCAGCGCGACAACGCAATAGCAACAAAACCCTTTTTCCCAACAAAGAAGAACCGATCTATGGGGTACATTATATGCCCCGTAAATTCAAATGTTCTGTCACCGTGCCGGGAGATAACTCCATTGATGTGTACACCCACGATGTCAGCTTAGTGGTGATCACCGATGAACACGGACAACTCCAAGGGTTCAATATCCTGGCCGGGGGAGGAATGGGACGCACCCACGGCAAAGAAGAAACCTTTGCCAGACTATCCGACCCCTTGGGATATGTGGCTAAAGAAGACGTTTACGACGCAATGAAAGCCATTGTCGCCACCCAACGGGACTACGGCGATCGCGTGCAACGTCGCCATGCTAGGATGAAATACCTACTGCATGACTGGGGAGTTGAGAAATTCCGTGCTAAGGTTGAAGAATACTTCGGAAAGCCCCTAGAACCCTTTAAACCCCTGCCTGAGTGGAAATATCAAGATTATTTAGGCTGGAACGAACAGGGAGACGGCAAATTATTTCTCGGTATTTCCGTCGAAAATGGACGGGTCAAAGACGAAGGCAGTTTTCGGCTTAAAACGGCCTTAAAGTCGATTATTGACCAATTTGAATTGCCCATGCGTCTGACGGCTAATCATAATATCATTCTCTACGAAATTGAACCTAGCCAAAAAGCTGCCATTGAAGGAATCTTGCACGATTGTGGCATCATTACCAACCCCCAAGAAGTCGAGAGTTTAACCCGCTATTCCATGGCCTGTCCCGCGTTACCGACCTGTGGGTTAGCCATTACCGAGTCAGAACGGGCATTACCCGGTATTATTGGACGAATTAAGCAGGTTTTGACCAAAGTAGGACTAGAAGACGAAGAAATTGTCATCCGTATGACCGGGTGTCCCAATGGATGCGCTAGACCCTATATGGCCGAATTGGGGTTTGTCGGCAGTGCTCCCAATAGTTACCAAATTTGGCTAGGGGGAAGTCCCAACCAGACTAACTTAGCCCAACCCTACACCGACAAACTACCAGACAAGGACATCGAGAAGTTTTTAGAGCCTCTGTTTGCCTATTTTAAGCAAGAAAAGGCTTCTAAAGAGAGTTTTGGTCAATTTTGTCATCGCGTTGGCTTTGAGGCGTTAAGAGCCTTTAGCGAGGGGTATCAGCCCATTAAAGTGCGTCGCATTCGCAAAAATCAACATCGTGTCAGTGTCCCTGATGAAATGTTTACCCGACTCAAAGAAGCGTCTGAAGGCGAAAAACGCCCCATGAATCATATTGTTCAGGAAGCCTTAGAAGCCTATTTTAGTCAAAAACAATCGAATTAACCCAACTAACCCGTAAGGTGGGCATTGCCCACCTTACCTAATAATCTTTTCCGATCGCCTTAATCTTTAAACGATAATTACAGTTAGCCTGGTTTAAAATCCACTGTACATAAGTATTACTATTAGGACCAGGGAAATAACGATAAAAGTCGTTGTAAGGGTAAATCATCGGACTATTTTCAATGATTTTGCCTAATTCATGCCCGAGTTGCCCTGTCCACGAGGTTTCTAACCAACTCTGGCCATTCCCGACCCCAGAGACGGGAGACATTAAATTTTTGTGTAAATGTCCCCAACTTTCAGGTGATAAAGCAGGTTTTTGCCAAATTTCCCAACGATCTTGTTGTTCTTCTCTAATCACAACATACCAATAATGAAAGGCAATAAAGCCAATAAAAGGGATTTTAGCGGCTCTTAATTCAACAATGGTTTCCATCGTCTTCCTAATCAATCTTGTCTATAATAATATCCATTCTCTAAATTTAAGCTACACATCTCAGGTAGGGGTCAACGGCCGTTGACCCCTACAGCATTGCTATCTGTCGTCAGATTTTGGAGAATTGGTATAATCTACCTCTCCTTTAGTTTTGTAGGGTGGGTTAAGCACAGGATTGATTTTAGTGAAAACTCAATAAGTTTTCATCCGTGCCGTAACCCACCAGATGATTGAATATCACTAACTGTACTTTGTACGATCTTGGCAACTATAAATCCTGCTTATATAATTCTCCCTTAGTCCAGTAGGGTAAGCATTGCCCAACCGACAATTCATTGGGCTGACCTTTTAGTGTTTTAATTGGAGTAGACAAACGCCTAGACCCAGGAAAGTATGAACCTTGAGTGAGAATGTAACCCCGATACAATCCAATTCTCGCCATGAGTTGCGACAGCTAGTTCGCAGCCAGTTACAGCTTTTATTAGAACAAGGCAACCTCCAGGGAGCAAAAGCCCTACTGGTTCCCGTTCAACCCGTAGATATTGCCGATGCCATTGAAGGACTGCCTGAGTCCATGGAGTTAATTGCCTTTCGCTTGTTAGGCAAAGCAGAAGCCATCCAAGTTTATGAATATTTAGACTCTACCGTCCAACAGTCCTTAATTGAGCAGTTTAAACAGCAAGAAGTCCGAGAAATCGTCGATCAGATGTCCCCGGACGATCGCGCTCGATTATTTGACGAATTACCCGCCAAAATTGTCCGACGCTTACTTGAACAACTCAGTCCCGAAGAACGGCAAAACACCGCGTTACTCTTGGGGTATGAAGAAGATACCGCCGGACGGATCATGACCCCTGAGTATATTTCCCTCAAAGAAAGCTTAACCGTTGCCCAAACCCTAGAAAGAATCCGAGGATTAGCCAAAACCTCAGAAATCATTTATTATCTCTATGTTACCGATGCCTTCCGTCGTCTAACGGGGATTGTCTCCCTACGGGAGTTAGTTTTATCCTCTCCAGAAACCACCCTGGGGGAAATCATGGCGCGTGACATTGTGTGGGTGAATACAGGGGATGATCAAGAAGAAGTAGCCCGAATGATTCAACGCTACGACCTCCTGGCCGTTCCCGTGGTAGACCTCGAACAGCGACTGGTAGGGGTGGTAACGGTGGATGATGTCATTGATATTTTGCAACAGGAAGCCACCGAAGATATCTATGCTTTAGGGGGGGTGCAGTCCGATGGGGATAACTATTTTCAAATGAATTTAGTCACCGTTGCGCGTAAACGAGTGGTCTGGTTGTTGGTTTTGTTACTGACAAATACGGCAACAACGACGATCATTAAATCTCAGGTGACTTTATTAGAACAGATGGCAATTTTAACAGCGTTTATTCCCTTACTGACGGGAACGGGGGGCAACGTCGGGGCACAGTCTTCAACGGTGGTCATTCGCGGGTTGAATACCGACGATCTCAGCGATCTCGGTCCGGGACAAGTGGTGTTGCGCGAACTGATAGCCGGAGCATTATTAGGCATCTTCTT is part of the Rippkaea orientalis PCC 8801 genome and harbors:
- the mgtE gene encoding magnesium transporter, with the translated sequence MSENVTPIQSNSRHELRQLVRSQLQLLLEQGNLQGAKALLVPVQPVDIADAIEGLPESMELIAFRLLGKAEAIQVYEYLDSTVQQSLIEQFKQQEVREIVDQMSPDDRARLFDELPAKIVRRLLEQLSPEERQNTALLLGYEEDTAGRIMTPEYISLKESLTVAQTLERIRGLAKTSEIIYYLYVTDAFRRLTGIVSLRELVLSSPETTLGEIMARDIVWVNTGDDQEEVARMIQRYDLLAVPVVDLEQRLVGVVTVDDVIDILQQEATEDIYALGGVQSDGDNYFQMNLVTVARKRVVWLLVLLLTNTATTTIIKSQVTLLEQMAILTAFIPLLTGTGGNVGAQSSTVVIRGLNTDDLSDLGPGQVVLRELIAGALLGIFLGTLATVWAYFLQGNWFVSIAVGISLVAIAILASVAGSALPFLFRSLGLDPALMSAPFITTAVDVVGVLIYFMIARIILGL
- a CDS encoding DUF3750 domain-containing protein, translating into METIVELRAAKIPFIGFIAFHYWYVVIREEQQDRWEIWQKPALSPESWGHLHKNLMSPVSGVGNGQSWLETSWTGQLGHELGKIIENSPMIYPYNDFYRYFPGPNSNTYVQWILNQANCNYRLKIKAIGKDY
- the sir gene encoding sulfite reductase, ferredoxin dependent, with amino-acid sequence MVHTPTSPPQKLSKLEGIKENSNFLREPLATEILEETTHFTENAVQILKFHGSYQQDNRDNRVKGQEKDYQMMLRTRNPGGFIPPQLYLTLDRLSDEYGNQTLRVTTRQGFQLHGILKKNLKSAIAAIVNSMGSTLGACGDLNRNVMAPPAPFKNRPEYQYAWKYADNIADLLTPQTEAYYEIWLDGEKFLSAEESPEVVAARQRNSNKTLFPNKEEPIYGVHYMPRKFKCSVTVPGDNSIDVYTHDVSLVVITDEHGQLQGFNILAGGGMGRTHGKEETFARLSDPLGYVAKEDVYDAMKAIVATQRDYGDRVQRRHARMKYLLHDWGVEKFRAKVEEYFGKPLEPFKPLPEWKYQDYLGWNEQGDGKLFLGISVENGRVKDEGSFRLKTALKSIIDQFELPMRLTANHNIILYEIEPSQKAAIEGILHDCGIITNPQEVESLTRYSMACPALPTCGLAITESERALPGIIGRIKQVLTKVGLEDEEIVIRMTGCPNGCARPYMAELGFVGSAPNSYQIWLGGSPNQTNLAQPYTDKLPDKDIEKFLEPLFAYFKQEKASKESFGQFCHRVGFEALRAFSEGYQPIKVRRIRKNQHRVSVPDEMFTRLKEASEGEKRPMNHIVQEALEAYFSQKQSN
- the aroC gene encoding chorismate synthase — its product is MGNTFGHLFRITTFGESHGGGVGVVIDGCPPRLEISESDIQYDLDRRRPGQSKITTPRHESDTCEIISGVFEGKTLGTPIAILVRNKDQRSQDYDEMSVKLRPSHADATYEAKYGIRNWQGGGRSSARETIGRVAAGAIAKKILKQVANVEIIGYVKRIKDLEGMVDPSTVTLENVESNIVRCPDPEMAEKMIDLIDQTRRNKDSIGGVVECVARNIPKGLGQPVFDKLEADLAKGVMSLPASKGFEIGSGFAGTLLTGSEHNDEFYLDETGEIRTTTNRSGGIQGGISNGENIIIRVAFKPTATIGKEQKTVTNTGEETTLAAKGRHDPCVLPRAVPMVEAMVALVLCDHLLRQEGQCGLF
- a CDS encoding ATP-binding cassette domain-containing protein; protein product: MNPSSGIRTVLTQVPSIILNNQGIMSPQFELIKEKHYLGRGGPKVDFNLPESWGIISRTQAYFCRQGNDYYIYDGDGVNPSTNRLFINHKMLSPKEGYLLQDGMEIKIGQNPATWIIITYSNPNQLGAAKTPEKSVISLLNQSVMIGRDPTANLQLDSPIVSRRHAVIDRNNQGQYLIYDYSTNGVFVNGQKVVGSALLVPGAIIRIGSYILVLRGDELILADRGDNIRLDAKNLLCIAQDKQGQPIRLLNNISFPIDPGQFVAIVGGSGSGKSTLLRTLLGINPVIKGTVELNGENLRNHFNIYRNLIGYVPQNDIVHENLTVKEVLYYTAKRILSSDINTEEIIERTVKQVELSDRLDTLVKDLSGGQKKRVSIGVELLADPKLFLLDEPTSGLDPGLDKKMMQLLRNLANQGRTIILVTHATLNINLCDRVIFLGKGGNLCYFGTPQQVSQFFNLVNNDFADIYLQLETLESVEQARAKFEQSQEKKHYIDDRLYHQVFQDQLSTFKPSTQQIKSSFWRQFSILSQRYFKLILRDPINLSLSLLTAPLGIILIDLAIADKNPLIKPIENSPSAAPLALKVLFVFTCAAIWVGLASSLQEIIKEDKIYQRERLVNLGLVAYLGSKLAILGGLAFIQSFLISLTILMLFQSPNSLMIPWFLGLEITIFLTLFTTISLGIMASACVKNTTQANSSLPILLLPQIIFSGILFKMEGMGKIISWLMISRWSVGALGALVNIEEMVPTVSPLNPVSVDIPLEVYQTNWNNLALNWGILLLQSLISWGITFIVQKRKDII